The following proteins are co-located in the Brevibacillus laterosporus DSM 25 genome:
- a CDS encoding phosphoenolpyruvate hydrolase family protein encodes MITREEALERLQAEIKANKPIIGAGAGTGLSAKCSEAGGTDLIIIYNSGRYRMAGRGSLAGLLPYGDANAIVMEMAGEVLPVINSTPVLAGVCGTDPFRLMPVFLRQLKESGFTGVQNFPTVGLIDGNFRANLEETGMGYDKEVEMIRLAHEIGLLTAPYVFDEEQAEKMARAGADILVPHIGLTTSGSIGAKTAVTLDEAVARVQAMHDAAKKINPDIIVLCHGGPIATPEDAAYVLKHTTGVVGFFGASSMERLPTETAITENMRQFKKIME; translated from the coding sequence ATGATTACGAGAGAAGAAGCATTGGAACGATTACAAGCGGAGATAAAAGCTAATAAACCGATTATTGGGGCAGGAGCAGGTACAGGCCTGTCAGCGAAATGCTCTGAGGCTGGAGGTACTGACCTCATTATTATCTACAATTCCGGTCGCTATCGTATGGCAGGACGTGGTTCATTAGCTGGGTTACTACCTTATGGAGATGCTAATGCGATCGTGATGGAGATGGCAGGAGAAGTACTACCTGTCATAAATAGCACACCTGTGCTTGCCGGAGTATGTGGCACCGATCCCTTCCGACTGATGCCTGTATTTCTGCGTCAGTTAAAAGAGAGTGGATTTACTGGGGTCCAAAACTTCCCTACGGTCGGCCTTATTGACGGTAATTTCCGTGCTAATCTTGAAGAAACAGGAATGGGCTATGATAAAGAGGTGGAAATGATTCGCTTAGCTCATGAAATTGGCTTACTAACTGCTCCTTATGTATTTGATGAGGAGCAAGCAGAAAAAATGGCGAGAGCAGGTGCGGATATATTAGTTCCACACATAGGACTCACTACCTCTGGAAGCATTGGGGCTAAAACAGCAGTGACATTAGATGAGGCTGTAGCACGTGTTCAAGCAATGCATGATGCCGCTAAAAAAATAAATCCCGATATTATTGTTTTATGTCATGGCGGTCCAATTGCTACCCCAGAGGATGCCGCTTATGTCTTAAAACATACGACAGGTGTTGTCGGATTCTTCGGGGCATCTAGTATGGAACGCCTCCCTACAGAAACAGCCATTACGGAAAACATGCGTCAATTTAAAAAGATAATGGAATAA
- a CDS encoding Tm-1-like ATP-binding domain-containing protein, producing the protein MEKKLNRKPVVALLGTLDTKGIEYRYIRERLQEQGVDSLLIDAGIIGKPQIEPEITHEQVAEAAGTSLEQLLQANDRGLAVETMAKGAASLLHQLYTENRIDGVLGLGGSGGTSLITHAMQALPIGVPKMMVSTMASGDTRPYVGAVDIAMMYSVVDIAGINKVSAQILSNAAGAIAGMVKAVVPEMAEEKPLLGATMFGVTTPAVDVARKKLEQLGYEILVFHATGTGGQSMEALVKNGYLKGVLDLTTTELVDDLVGGVLSAGPNRLEVAGQLGIPQVVSLGALDMANFGSLESVPLPYKNRLLCVHNSTVTLMRTTPEECAELGKRIARKLNQAKGPVSLFIPLKGTSVIATEGQIFYNPVADQALFQAIHEHIDPQVVNIVEWDTDINDPAFALAMAEHLHEMYQVWLNKPGTTTK; encoded by the coding sequence ATGGAAAAAAAACTGAATCGAAAACCAGTTGTTGCTCTACTAGGTACCCTTGATACAAAAGGAATAGAGTATCGATATATTAGAGAGCGTTTACAAGAACAGGGTGTTGATTCTCTTCTGATTGATGCTGGTATTATAGGTAAGCCCCAAATCGAGCCAGAAATCACACATGAACAGGTAGCAGAAGCCGCTGGTACTTCCCTTGAACAGCTTTTACAAGCTAATGATCGCGGTCTAGCAGTTGAAACCATGGCGAAAGGGGCGGCCAGCCTTTTACATCAGCTTTACACAGAAAATCGAATAGATGGCGTTCTTGGGCTTGGTGGTTCGGGAGGTACCTCTTTAATCACCCATGCCATGCAGGCTCTACCGATTGGCGTTCCTAAAATGATGGTTTCCACCATGGCCTCCGGAGATACTCGTCCATATGTGGGAGCGGTGGATATTGCCATGATGTATTCAGTCGTAGACATCGCAGGTATTAACAAAGTATCTGCTCAGATTTTAAGCAATGCCGCTGGAGCCATTGCCGGCATGGTGAAGGCTGTTGTTCCAGAAATGGCAGAAGAAAAACCGTTACTCGGCGCTACAATGTTCGGAGTTACCACCCCTGCTGTAGACGTGGCCCGAAAAAAACTGGAACAGCTCGGCTATGAAATCCTAGTGTTCCACGCTACAGGAACAGGTGGACAATCTATGGAAGCGCTTGTGAAAAATGGTTACCTCAAGGGCGTTCTAGATCTAACAACAACGGAACTAGTTGATGATCTGGTTGGAGGCGTATTATCAGCAGGGCCAAATCGCTTGGAGGTTGCTGGTCAATTAGGGATTCCACAGGTCGTTTCTCTAGGGGCATTAGACATGGCGAATTTCGGTTCGTTGGAATCTGTCCCTCTGCCATATAAAAATCGTTTGCTCTGCGTCCATAACTCTACGGTAACCCTAATGCGAACAACACCGGAAGAATGTGCAGAACTTGGCAAACGCATTGCTCGAAAGCTCAATCAAGCAAAAGGACCTGTCTCCTTATTCATTCCATTGAAAGGAACTTCCGTAATTGCTACAGAGGGACAAATTTTCTATAATCCTGTGGCTGACCAAGCTCTATTTCAAGCAATACATGAGCACATTGATCCACAGGTCGTGAACATTGTTGAATGGGATACAGATATCAATGACCCAGCTTTTGCACTTGCAATGGCTGAACACCTGCACGAAATGTATCAGGTCTGGCTAAATAAACCTGGCACAACAACAAAATAA
- a CDS encoding PhoX family protein, giving the protein MEVNRRQFLTFLGTGTAALASLATGIPALAKGESISGKTADHLFGLQSPPKAFHPKFTPIKPSTKDDVILPQGFSYDVIALYGDKINASGDTFGFNADFNCFIPINGRSYHGLLWTNHEYCGELEYYVNGYDNLHADPKNNKRTQEQISKYLYALGGSVIEIKKEQGKWKLVQNSKYGRRVSGLTKHVMTGPAASLAKEVVGTFANCSGGVTLWNSILSCEENFQDVVSDCKLADERHYGWVVEVDPFDPGSAPKKHTALGRFSHENTAMTLAPGGQLVVYMGDDATDQYVYKYVSKSKYDKSKGKANSRLLEEGTLYVANFAKGKWIALDYSKTEALKKAVDKENKPQFTSQADVLINCRIAAKVAGGTPMDRPEDVEVHPIDGSIFISLTNNKNHSNFYGHIMRLFEKNNDHAGVEFDFEIFATGGPQSGFAAPDNMAFDSAGNLWVVTDISSGSMNAGIYRSFGNNGVYFIPTSGEHKGVASQFASAPIGAEMTGPWFTPDEKTLFLSVQHPGENLEAYDKPTSHWPRGASSLALPGVIAINGF; this is encoded by the coding sequence ATGGAAGTAAATCGTCGTCAGTTTTTAACATTTCTTGGAACCGGCACTGCTGCTCTAGCTTCATTGGCAACGGGGATTCCAGCCCTTGCAAAAGGAGAGTCCATTTCTGGGAAAACAGCGGATCACCTATTTGGCCTACAATCTCCTCCTAAAGCCTTTCATCCTAAATTCACCCCGATTAAACCAAGCACAAAGGATGATGTCATCCTTCCTCAAGGCTTCTCTTACGATGTAATTGCCCTTTATGGTGATAAAATTAACGCTTCCGGCGACACTTTTGGTTTTAATGCTGACTTTAACTGTTTTATACCAATTAATGGAAGATCATATCATGGTTTGCTCTGGACGAATCATGAATATTGCGGAGAGCTAGAATACTATGTAAATGGGTATGATAACCTACACGCTGATCCCAAAAATAATAAACGCACACAAGAACAAATCAGTAAATACCTATACGCACTAGGTGGCTCTGTCATTGAAATTAAAAAGGAGCAAGGTAAATGGAAATTAGTTCAAAACTCGAAATATGGTCGCCGAGTCAGTGGATTAACCAAGCACGTAATGACTGGGCCTGCCGCTAGCCTTGCTAAAGAAGTAGTCGGTACATTTGCTAACTGCTCGGGTGGTGTCACCCTATGGAATTCTATTTTATCCTGTGAGGAGAATTTTCAAGATGTAGTCAGCGATTGTAAACTTGCCGATGAGCGACACTATGGCTGGGTGGTGGAGGTTGATCCATTCGATCCAGGCTCTGCTCCTAAAAAGCATACGGCACTCGGACGTTTCTCGCACGAAAATACTGCAATGACACTAGCTCCTGGCGGTCAATTAGTTGTATACATGGGCGACGATGCTACAGATCAATATGTGTATAAATATGTATCTAAAAGCAAGTACGATAAGTCGAAAGGTAAAGCAAATAGCAGGCTACTAGAAGAAGGTACGCTGTATGTTGCCAACTTCGCAAAGGGTAAATGGATAGCTCTCGATTATAGCAAGACAGAAGCCCTGAAAAAAGCTGTAGATAAAGAAAATAAACCGCAATTTACCTCCCAAGCAGATGTATTGATCAACTGCCGTATTGCAGCAAAAGTAGCTGGTGGGACACCGATGGATCGTCCTGAGGATGTGGAGGTTCATCCGATTGATGGTTCTATCTTTATTTCTCTAACGAATAATAAAAATCATAGCAACTTTTATGGTCACATAATGCGACTGTTTGAAAAGAATAACGATCACGCTGGTGTAGAATTTGATTTTGAAATCTTTGCTACAGGTGGTCCACAAAGTGGTTTTGCTGCTCCGGATAACATGGCCTTTGATAGCGCAGGGAATCTGTGGGTCGTAACTGACATATCCTCTGGTTCCATGAATGCGGGAATCTACCGTTCCTTCGGGAATAATGGTGTCTATTTTATTCCTACCTCTGGTGAGCATAAGGGGGTAGCTAGTCAATTTGCTTCGGCTCCAATTGGTGCAGAGATGACAGGGCCTTGGTTTACACCGGATGAAAAAACATTATTTTTATCTGTTCAGCATCCTGGTGAAAATTTAGAGGCTTATGATAAACCAACCAGTCACTGGCCGCGCGGAGCATCCTCTCTCGCTCTGCCAGGAGTAATTGCTATTAACGGATTTTAA
- a CDS encoding DUF1361 domain-containing protein, with protein sequence MSFLKQKPLLYLFNVMVLMSAGSAILWMYRVFDTGRLTFRWLLIPNLVLAWMPFIMALILFDWYQRKQRFSIGMLPIAGVWLFFLPNAAYIVTDIVHLTTLNIRYFIYYDVTLNFYFALTGIILGFLSLALLHQILAQRFGSLIGWLFVLITQLLTGIGVYLGRFLRWNSWDIIQHPVSILNHAIEAIFNQEAVLFIVHFSIFVAFVYPLFYVLIRPYVSSLHPSQVQAKPHQ encoded by the coding sequence ATGTCTTTTCTTAAACAAAAACCATTGCTGTACTTGTTTAATGTAATGGTTCTTATGTCGGCAGGCTCGGCCATTTTGTGGATGTATCGTGTATTTGACACAGGTCGCCTGACTTTTCGTTGGCTACTTATTCCAAATCTAGTGCTAGCTTGGATGCCCTTTATCATGGCTTTGATTTTATTTGACTGGTACCAACGCAAGCAGCGTTTTTCGATTGGGATGCTACCGATAGCTGGCGTGTGGCTGTTTTTTCTTCCCAATGCGGCCTATATTGTGACGGATATTGTACATCTGACCACGTTAAATATTCGCTACTTCATCTATTATGATGTGACGCTAAACTTTTATTTTGCGCTAACTGGGATTATACTCGGCTTTTTATCTCTAGCCTTGTTGCATCAAATCTTGGCCCAACGCTTTGGTTCTTTGATCGGGTGGCTCTTCGTTTTGATAACACAGCTATTAACAGGTATTGGTGTTTACTTAGGTCGTTTCCTACGTTGGAATAGCTGGGATATCATCCAGCATCCAGTAAGCATCCTCAACCATGCGATAGAGGCGATTTTTAATCAGGAAGCTGTTCTATTTATTGTTCACTTTAGTATATTTGTAGCTTTTGTATATCCACTGTTTTATGTTCTCATTCGACCATATGTAAGCTCTTTACACCCTTCACAGGTACAAGCTAAACCCCATCAGTAA
- the queF gene encoding preQ(1) synthase: MTHNNQSTNPQLKDLTLLGNQQTAYHYEYNPSVLEVFDNKHPYRDYWVKFNCPEFTSLCPMTGQPDFATIYISYIPDKKMVESKSLKLYLFSFRNHGDFHEDCMNIIMNDLIKLMDPRYIEVWGKFTPRGGISIDPYCNYGKPGTKYEEMAEHRMMNHDMYPEKVDNR; this comes from the coding sequence ATGACCCATAATAATCAATCTACAAACCCACAATTAAAAGATTTAACGCTGCTTGGTAATCAACAAACAGCGTATCATTATGAATATAATCCAAGTGTTTTGGAAGTGTTTGACAATAAGCACCCATATCGTGATTATTGGGTTAAATTTAACTGCCCTGAATTTACTAGTCTTTGTCCAATGACGGGACAGCCAGATTTTGCTACCATCTATATCAGCTATATACCTGATAAGAAAATGGTAGAGAGTAAATCATTAAAGCTTTATCTATTCAGTTTCCGCAATCATGGTGATTTCCATGAGGATTGTATGAATATTATTATGAACGATTTAATCAAGCTAATGGACCCGAGATATATCGAGGTATGGGGGAAATTTACTCCACGCGGAGGAATTTCGATTGATCCATATTGCAATTACGGGAAGCCAGGTACCAAATATGAAGAGATGGCAGAACATCGCATGATGAATCATGACATGTATCCGGAAAAAGTGGATAATCGATAG
- the tatC gene encoding twin-arginine translocase subunit TatC — MNPSNTPSHIIDHLSDMRKRIIIVIATFLLSFIICFLYVDFIYQFLTNRSGEKLTILGPTDVLNIYMKLSAWAAVAITIPIAAFQIWGFVSPALTARERQVTLMYIPALFLLFIIGATFAYFVLFPMVYKFVLGLSNNNFQLMITASDYFSFMLAFCLPFSVLFELPLVVLFLSHLGIVNPHRLAKLRKPAYFILSIISISVTPPDIISDILVLVPLIGLYELSIGISRMVYRKKLEKEEITLG, encoded by the coding sequence TTGAACCCTTCCAACACTCCAAGTCATATCATTGACCATCTAAGCGACATGCGAAAACGGATTATTATTGTCATTGCTACATTTTTACTTAGTTTTATTATCTGCTTTTTATATGTAGATTTTATTTATCAGTTCCTCACCAATCGTTCTGGAGAAAAGCTGACCATCCTGGGTCCTACCGATGTACTAAACATTTACATGAAACTATCTGCATGGGCCGCAGTCGCGATTACAATTCCGATTGCTGCCTTTCAGATATGGGGGTTTGTTTCCCCAGCTTTAACCGCGAGAGAACGACAGGTAACATTGATGTATATTCCCGCTCTGTTTCTGTTGTTCATAATTGGGGCAACGTTTGCCTATTTTGTCTTGTTTCCGATGGTGTACAAGTTCGTACTGGGATTGTCCAACAATAACTTTCAGCTCATGATTACGGCAAGTGACTACTTCAGCTTTATGCTCGCTTTTTGTCTACCCTTCTCGGTATTATTCGAGCTTCCGCTGGTGGTTTTATTTTTAAGCCATTTGGGTATTGTGAATCCGCATCGGTTAGCAAAATTACGCAAGCCCGCTTATTTTATATTATCCATCATTTCTATCTCGGTGACTCCCCCAGATATCATATCGGATATCTTGGTGCTTGTACCACTGATTGGGTTATACGAATTAAGTATTGGAATATCAAGAATGGTGTATCGTAAGAAGCTAGAGAAAGAAGAGATTACCCTAGGTTAG
- the queD gene encoding 6-carboxytetrahydropterin synthase QueD produces the protein MGNFYDFHIVERLQRYEQDIQKEELRYHQKRVLVSKEFTFDAAHHLHAYEGKCKNLHGHTYKVVFGISGRPNEIGITVDFGDIKTIWKEQIEVYLDHRYLNETLPQMNTTAENMVAWIFEKMEESLTNISIYQEQGVRVEFVRLFETPTSYAEMRREWMYNE, from the coding sequence ATGGGAAACTTCTATGATTTTCACATTGTCGAACGCTTGCAACGATATGAACAGGATATCCAGAAGGAAGAGCTACGTTATCATCAAAAGCGAGTGCTAGTAAGCAAAGAATTCACTTTTGATGCTGCTCATCATCTACATGCTTACGAGGGTAAATGTAAGAATTTACATGGACACACCTATAAGGTTGTGTTTGGCATTAGTGGTCGTCCCAATGAAATTGGGATTACCGTAGATTTCGGAGACATCAAAACCATCTGGAAAGAACAAATCGAGGTTTATTTAGATCATCGTTATTTAAATGAAACGTTACCACAAATGAATACAACAGCAGAAAATATGGTAGCGTGGATATTTGAAAAAATGGAAGAGTCTCTTACCAATATCTCTATTTATCAGGAACAGGGCGTACGTGTGGAATTTGTAAGGCTATTTGAGACACCAACTAGCTATGCCGAGATGCGCAGGGAGTGGATGTATAATGAGTAA
- the tatA gene encoding twin-arginine translocase TatA/TatE family subunit, with the protein MLSSIGIPGLILILIIALVIFGPSKLPEIGRAFGRTLSEFKTAAKDLTKDEEPPDKPVESVKAAEATKSMEPAKKEVS; encoded by the coding sequence ATGCTATCATCTATTGGGATTCCAGGTCTTATCCTGATTTTAATTATTGCATTGGTTATCTTTGGCCCAAGCAAGCTACCTGAGATTGGTCGTGCATTTGGACGTACCTTGAGTGAATTTAAAACAGCTGCCAAAGATTTAACCAAAGATGAGGAACCACCAGACAAACCAGTAGAATCAGTTAAAGCAGCAGAGGCAACCAAATCTATGGAACCAGCTAAAAAAGAAGTTTCCTAA
- the queE gene encoding 7-carboxy-7-deazaguanine synthase QueE, producing MSNIPVLEIFGPTIQGEGMVIGQKTMFVRTAGCDYRCSWCDSAFTWDGSAKEQISMMTAEEIWNQLQELGGDCFSHVTISGGNPLLLVPLGELVQLLHSHHIRIGVETQGSKWQEWLAEVDDITLSPKPPSSGMTTNIGRLDEIVAKLTDDSIKATNQQVSMKVVVFDEEDFQYAKELHQRYPQVPFYLQVGNAELADIESDREGLRDRLLQSLEWLVDKVAMTKEFNNAKVLPQLHTLLWGNKRGV from the coding sequence ATGAGTAACATCCCTGTGCTGGAAATCTTTGGACCGACGATCCAAGGAGAAGGAATGGTTATTGGGCAAAAAACCATGTTTGTACGTACGGCTGGTTGCGATTATCGTTGCAGTTGGTGTGACTCTGCTTTTACATGGGATGGCTCAGCTAAAGAGCAAATCAGCATGATGACAGCAGAAGAGATTTGGAATCAGCTACAGGAGCTTGGCGGGGACTGCTTCTCGCATGTCACGATCTCAGGGGGTAATCCATTATTGCTTGTCCCACTTGGAGAACTAGTCCAGTTGCTACATTCCCACCACATTCGCATTGGTGTGGAAACCCAGGGTAGCAAGTGGCAGGAGTGGTTAGCTGAAGTGGATGATATTACCTTATCTCCGAAACCACCTAGCTCCGGTATGACGACGAATATAGGTCGACTAGATGAGATTGTTGCCAAGCTAACTGACGACTCTATTAAAGCAACGAATCAACAGGTGAGCATGAAGGTGGTTGTATTTGACGAAGAGGATTTCCAGTATGCAAAAGAGTTACATCAGCGTTATCCGCAGGTGCCATTTTATTTGCAAGTAGGAAATGCGGAATTAGCTGATATCGAAAGTGATCGAGAAGGCTTGCGCGATCGATTACTACAATCACTGGAATGGTTAGTAGACAAAGTAGCTATGACTAAAGAGTTTAACAATGCCAAAGTGCTACCGCAGCTACACACCCTGTTGTGGGGCAATAAGCGGGGCGTGTAA
- the queC gene encoding 7-cyano-7-deazaguanine synthase QueC — protein MKKDKAVVVFSGGQDSTTCLFWAQKQFGEVEVVTFDYGQRHKQEIECAQRIAREQGVKQTIMDMSLLNQLAPNALTRDDVAIEQVEGEIPNTFVDGRNLLFLSFAAVYAKQIGARHIITGVCETDFSGYPDCRDSFIKSLNVTLQLAMDYPFVIHTPLMWLNKAQTWKLSDELGAFEYVREKTLTCYNGVIGDGCGECPACQLRAAGLKAYEEERANNGKLL, from the coding sequence ATGAAAAAAGACAAAGCGGTGGTTGTATTTAGTGGTGGCCAAGACAGCACGACGTGTTTGTTTTGGGCACAAAAACAGTTTGGTGAGGTGGAAGTAGTCACTTTTGATTATGGCCAGCGTCACAAGCAAGAAATTGAATGTGCACAGAGAATTGCCAGAGAGCAAGGCGTCAAGCAGACGATTATGGATATGAGTCTGTTAAACCAATTGGCTCCTAATGCGTTGACTCGCGATGATGTAGCGATTGAACAGGTAGAAGGTGAAATTCCCAATACATTTGTGGATGGACGCAATCTGCTCTTTTTGTCGTTCGCAGCGGTCTATGCTAAGCAAATTGGTGCTCGGCATATCATCACCGGTGTTTGCGAAACCGATTTTAGCGGTTATCCAGACTGTCGGGATTCCTTTATCAAATCGCTCAATGTGACTCTGCAGCTAGCAATGGATTATCCATTTGTAATCCATACACCACTTATGTGGTTAAACAAAGCGCAGACATGGAAGCTATCCGATGAACTGGGAGCGTTTGAATATGTCCGTGAAAAAACCTTGACCTGCTACAACGGAGTGATTGGCGATGGATGTGGTGAATGTCCAGCTTGCCAGTTACGTGCGGCAGGCCTTAAAGCATACGAAGAGGAGCGAGCGAACAATGGGAAACTTCTATGA
- a CDS encoding acetate kinase, with translation MAIVLSVNCGSSSLKYQLFDMPSERVLAKGLMERIGMEDSMSSFQVGDGEKLKETLDLKDHEVAVKKLIALLTDPEKGAIKDITDLDGVGHRVVHGGETFKDSVLVTDEVIKRLEELSELAPLHNPANIMGITAFQKILPNVPAVAVFDTAFHQTMPAKSYLYSIPTEYYEEYGIRKYGFHGTSHKYVMQRAAELLDRPAEKLRLISCHLGNGASLAAIYRGKSIDTSMGFTPLAGLPMGTRSGDIDVALLPYLQQKTGLSVDQLVEVLNKKSGLLAVSGLSSDLRDIESAAENNDERSELSLQIFVEKIRNYIGSYAMQMNGVDAIIFTAGIGENSDTIRGRVLDKLEWMGVYFDRSKNNVRGKETDLTFDHSPVKAFIIPTNEEVMIARDTMKFAKL, from the coding sequence ATGGCAATCGTACTATCCGTAAACTGTGGTAGCTCCTCTTTGAAATACCAATTATTTGACATGCCTTCTGAGCGTGTATTGGCAAAAGGTCTAATGGAGCGTATTGGCATGGAGGATTCCATGTCTTCCTTCCAAGTAGGTGATGGAGAGAAACTAAAAGAAACGCTTGATCTGAAAGACCACGAAGTAGCTGTAAAAAAACTAATTGCTTTGTTAACTGATCCAGAAAAAGGCGCTATTAAAGATATTACAGATTTGGATGGCGTTGGTCATCGTGTAGTTCATGGTGGCGAAACCTTTAAAGATTCCGTATTGGTAACAGATGAAGTAATTAAAAGACTAGAAGAGCTTTCTGAACTAGCTCCTCTACACAATCCAGCTAACATCATGGGAATTACTGCATTCCAAAAAATTCTACCAAACGTTCCTGCGGTTGCAGTTTTTGATACAGCTTTCCACCAAACAATGCCTGCTAAATCTTATTTGTACAGTATTCCAACTGAATACTATGAAGAGTACGGTATCCGTAAATACGGTTTCCACGGTACTTCTCACAAGTATGTGATGCAGCGTGCGGCTGAATTGTTGGATCGCCCAGCAGAAAAACTACGTTTGATTAGCTGCCATTTGGGTAACGGTGCTTCCTTGGCTGCTATCTACCGTGGTAAATCCATTGATACATCTATGGGCTTTACACCACTTGCTGGTTTGCCAATGGGTACTCGCTCTGGTGATATCGACGTAGCATTGCTTCCTTATCTACAACAAAAAACAGGACTTTCTGTTGACCAATTAGTTGAAGTACTAAATAAAAAGTCTGGTCTTTTAGCTGTTTCTGGTCTGTCTAGCGATCTTCGCGACATCGAGTCTGCAGCAGAAAACAATGACGAGCGTTCCGAGCTATCTCTACAAATCTTTGTAGAAAAAATCCGTAACTACATCGGTTCTTATGCAATGCAAATGAACGGTGTAGATGCAATCATCTTCACAGCTGGTATCGGTGAAAACAGTGATACCATCCGTGGTCGCGTATTGGATAAATTGGAGTGGATGGGTGTATACTTCGACCGTTCTAAAAATAACGTACGTGGTAAAGAAACTGATCTTACTTTTGATCATTCTCCAGTTAAAGCTTTCATTATCCCGACAAACGAAGAGGTAATGATTGCTCGCGACACAATGAAATTTGCTAAACTATAA
- a CDS encoding HTH domain-containing protein produces the protein MGKTRANSKVFTEQEMKHLEANPYVQHVTYKSITYAPAFKVAAVKAYQEGQTPMEIFCGAGFDIDVIGHDKPKTCLKRWRNVYQIHGEIGLLEEQRGKKSTGRPSTTELSVEEKLKRAEARIKFLEAENDFLKKLDALEKQKLQR, from the coding sequence GTGGGAAAAACAAGAGCTAATTCAAAGGTTTTCACGGAACAAGAAATGAAACATCTTGAAGCTAACCCTTATGTTCAGCATGTAACGTACAAAAGTATTACTTATGCACCAGCATTTAAGGTAGCAGCTGTCAAAGCGTATCAAGAGGGACAAACACCTATGGAAATTTTTTGTGGTGCTGGTTTTGACATAGACGTTATTGGTCATGACAAACCAAAAACATGCTTAAAACGTTGGCGTAATGTGTATCAAATTCATGGAGAGATCGGCCTTTTAGAAGAACAACGAGGAAAGAAAAGTACGGGTAGACCCTCGACAACGGAGTTGTCCGTAGAGGAAAAGCTTAAACGAGCTGAGGCGCGTATCAAGTTTTTAGAGGCGGAGAACGACTTTTTAAAAAAGCTCGACGCGCTCGAAAAGCAGAAGTTGCAGAGGTAA
- a CDS encoding GNAT family N-acetyltransferase, whose product MIQHKDTIMLENVATLPKFRGKGLIRQLIAHMQKGLIERGIQSLFVSPITEQVARVYERCGFKTLGTKVKSGHAFRGGKSIAEVRGEV is encoded by the coding sequence ATGATTCAGCATAAAGATACGATCATGTTAGAAAATGTTGCCACACTACCCAAATTTAGAGGAAAGGGACTCATCCGTCAGCTGATTGCTCATATGCAAAAGGGTCTAATAGAACGTGGAATACAGAGCTTGTTTGTCTCTCCCATTACAGAACAGGTGGCACGAGTATATGAACGTTGTGGGTTTAAAACCCTTGGTACGAAAGTGAAAAGCGGACATGCTTTTCGTGGAGGAAAAAGCATTGCCGAGGTACGAGGAGAAGTATGA